The genomic DNA GAAAATATTGAAATTATTACAGCTGATGATGTAATAGATTACATAACAAATGCAAAATCAACACTTCAATTAAACAGTTAAATTACGCACCCTTAAAATAGTATAAATAAACGAAAAGGGTTGTAAGAGAAAAAAGCCCTTGAATAAAAATACCCACAAAGAAAATAAACCTTTGTGGGTTTCTGACTGTTGACAAACGAACTTATGAACGCTTTGTTCTACTCGTTTCCGACTCATTGCTCGATGCTTCGACTGACAAGCATTTCTAGTCTCTCGCTCGGAAAATAGATTCTAATATTGACCATATACATTCTTAAACCCTTAAGGAAAATAAATCTTTATGAGTTTGGAACTGAACTGATCAAATACGTCTTTTTTCCATAAAGTTGATGCCTATTCCGATCATGACGACACCCATTAAGAAAAGGATACTCATTGGGTACATCAGCTCACTCAGCGAGTAACCGTACACTGTTGCTCCTTTTAAAGCTTCCATTCCATATGTGATCGGAACAAATTTTGAAAGTGTAAGCATTACATCAGATGAGACAATTTCTAATGGCCAGTAAGCACCGCCAATCATTGCCATACTCACTGAAACTAGGGGAATGACCGCATTAAATTGTTGCGTGTTTTTAACAATACTTGTAATTAAAATTGACATCGCAACAATTGAAAAAACATAAGGTATTAACAATATTAACGTTTTTCCGAAGCCGCCATAAAAGTCAACTCCAGCTCCAAAACGAAACACTAAGAAAATAAGAACGACTTGTATATACCCGACGACAAAGCTGTATAATAAATTACTAGTATACATTTCCCACTTTCGAACAGGGGAGAGGATCATCCTATCCCATACACCTTCGTTTTTCTCCAATAATATATGCAGGACATTATAAGCTATCGTATAAATGACAAAGAATAGAGAAAAACCATAAATAGCTTGGAGTTTTCCATCAATGACAACTGTTTGATCGCCACGAAAGTTTGCCCTATTTAAAGAAAAAATCGGTGTTTCATTTACTTCTGCTAATGTATCCTTTAATTTTGTTATCTCAATATTTGCCTGACTAGATACCGCCTTAACGATTTGATCATGACGAAAAACATCTGCATAAACAGTTTCGATATATTGGCGAACTAAATTCACATTTTCTGTTTTTGAAGTAATAATAATCCGATAGGAATCTTGTTTAAGCTCGACACCAGCTTCAGCTTTTCCTTCACTTACAATCTTGTTTACCTCTTTTTTTGATGTTAAATAAAAATCAAAAGTATCTGACGCTTTTAATTGCTTCCATAAAGAGTTTGTTTCAATATTTTCGATATTGCTATAGACGGGAATTGATACTTTTATTTCATTTCCTTGGCCAATAAAATAAGCAAATATTCAGCAGATAAAGGTCATCCCGATAAATGGCCAAGGAAATCTTAAAAATAAGCGCAATTTTGCAAGTAAAATACCAATCATATTGTTTCCCCCCTTTTTGGGAAACTGATAACAGCAATGACAATCATTAAAAGTCCAAATAAAGTTAAGAAAATTAAAGAACCTGTAATATCACTTAAATCGTATCCTTGTTGTAGCTTCAAAAAGGCTGTCATCCCTGCTCCATTAGGAGTGAGTTCGCCTAAAAATTGGATAACATTTGATAATTCACCAGAAGGAAAAAAGCTTCCTCCTAAAAATGCGAAAAAGGTGACGATAACGGAAGAAAAAAAGTTTGTTATTAACTCTGAATTTAAATTATAAGTCAACGAAGTTAATAAAACAGTCATTCCCCCAACTGCAAAACTAAGCATAAAGCAGACTGTGAAAAATGCCGGGATATTCGGCCACCTTACATCATAGACGAGTGCGGTAACACCATATAAAATCATTAATTGAATAAAGGCTAACGTCATCCCCGAAATAAATATACTTGAAAAATAAGTCCATTTTGAGATGTTTGCTAGAAGAATACGGTTAAATACATGTAATTGTTTTTCTTGAAAAGCATATGTGCCGATACTGGAAGCGATATAAAGAACGAACATGACACTCATTCCGATCGTATAATAAACGGTTGCATTAATCGGCTCCCTTTTTGTTACTGATTCAATCGTTCCTTCAAAAGTTTTTTCTTGAGAAAAATGAATCTCATGTAAGAGACCGGCAGCTCCAAGAACAGTGAGCGTAGAAAATTGGTTTTGAAAGCTTTCTAATATTTCTTCAATTATTGATGATGCTAATTCATTTCCTTCATTCCTAAATAAAGTTATTGTCGAACGTGACTCCTTTTTGTTAAAGAAAACGGTTTGCAATGTGTTGTAAGTAAATTTTTCTGGAATTTCGATCACTGCGTCATAATGATCATCTTTTTTAATTTTGTCAAAGTGTGAAGGCTTCGCAATGACTAGTTCTATATGATCTTTTAATTCTTTATGACCGAAAACATCATTTTTCAATGAGTGGGAAGGCTGGATTTGTTTTGCTCCAGCAATCATTGCTTGCTTCTGTTTTTCAGGTAGATTCATGTTTTTTATTTCATTTATAAATTGCTCAATCTCTTTTTGTTCATTTCCATGTTCAATCAGGGCTACTTTAGCTTTTATGTCAGGTGTTTCACCATTCATAAAACTACCCAATGAAAATCCTAAAATTGAAATTAATATAAGAGGCATTCCAAGAAGGATAATTAACTCTTGTTTATTACGAAACAGCAGTAGCCATTGTTTTTTAACAATCTGTGTCATCATTTTAATCACCCCTTATCAATCTCGTAATGCCCGGCCGGTTAAATGTAAAAATACATCTTCTAAAGTTGGTGTTTTGACGTCAACAGACATTAGCACTGTGTTGGTATCTTCTGCATGTTTAATAATTGTTCGAAACACATTTACTTCCTTCGGGACAATAATAGTAATCGCTTCGTTTTGGACGGTTACTCTAGTAATCACCGCTTCTTTTTTTAATGCACTAATAAACTTGTCATTCATTCTTTCTGTTTTAATTAAGATTGTATTCTCTGATGATAATATATTTTTAATTTCATCTTTCGTCCCAGAAGCGATAATAGAGCCTTCATCCATAATATAAATTCGATCGCATAAAAACTCTACTTCCTCCATATAATGACTCGTATATAGAACAGTCATATCTCTATCTTTATTTAGCTGTTTCACAGTTTCAAGAATGTAATTACGGGATTGAGGATCAATACCAACGGTAGGTTCATCCATAATAATAAGTTCTGGATCGTGTAAAAGAGCAACGCCGATATTTAATCGCCGTTTCATCCCCCCGGAAAAGGTTTTCACGAGATCTTTTCGTCTATCGGTTAAGCCGATTTGATTTAGTACTTCGTTTATCTTATTTTTAAGTTCTGCTCCAGAAAGTCGATAAATTCTTCCAAAGAATTCTAGATTTTCTTGAGCAGTTAAATCTAAATAAAGTGCTATTTCTTGAGGGACAACTCCTAACACTTTGCGAATTTGTTCAGGGTTTTTTATGATGCTTTTATTATTCAAGCGAACATCGCCAGTTGTAGGCTGAACTAAAGATGAGATCATTGAAATTGTTGTCGATTTCCCTGCACCGTTTGGACCTAATAAACCAACAATTTCTCCTTTCTCCAAAAACATATTTACTCCCTTTACAGCATGAAATTGTTTGAACCGTTTTGTTAACTCTACGACTTCTAACATAAGACCCTCCTCCTTTTCATTACTTTTCATTTTACGTATAAGAAGGAATCATACATACTGTCTTTTGTCACTATTTTTAATAACAACCATGACTACAGTCATTTTTTGTTGTTAAAAAAGGGGTTGCCTAAAAGTCAGTTATTTCGACTTTGGGGCAACCCTTTCATACTGTCTTAAGATAAATGATGTTTTACTGCATAGATTGCTAATTGTGTGCGATCTCTTAATTCCAGTTTGTGTAATATATGTGTAATATTATTTTTAACCGTTCCGATTGATAAATAAAGTTCCGCAGCAATTTCTTTATTTGTTTTTCCTTCGCCAACTAATTTTGTAACTGATAGCTCTCGAGGGGAGAGCGGGACAGTGACATCTAGTCGGGTCTCCTTCTTTAATAGGCGAGGTAGTACTTTAGCAGCAACTTCTTCATGAATTGCGATACCGCCTCTCATACAACTATATACAGCTTGAATTAATTTTTGCGGTTCAGCTGATTTTAGCAAAAAAGCACTCGCTCCTTCTTTAAGAGCTTGAAGCGCATATTCGTCATCATTAAATGTAGTTAATATTAATATTTTGACATTAGGCCATCTTTGTTTCATCTTTCTTGTTGCTTCAATGCCATTCATGACGGGCATCCGTATGCCCATTACAACAAGATCAACAATAAATTTTTCCATCTGTTCAATAGCTGTTTGTCCGTTTTCTGCTTCAGAAATAACTTGAATATTGTCATCTTGTTCAAGCATCATCTTTATGCCTTCACGGACAATTGCTTGATCTTCAACTAATAAGACTTTTAGCATGATCTATCTTTCTCCTTTAAAGGTAATGTTCCGCTTATAATAAATTCATTCTCGGTTTGATAAATACTTACGGTTCCGCCTAACTCGTTAATTCTTTCCTTCATGCTTGATAATCCAAAACCGAGCTGCAATGGTTTTTGTTGATGAATACGATTGGAAATTTTGAATGTTAAATCACCAGTTGCAGAACGTCCTAAAATAACATGGATTTCTTTTGAATGAGCATGCCGCATTGCATTTGTTAGGGCTTCTTGAATGACCCGATAAAGAGCAACGCTTTGTTTGTTGGATAGTTTTGCTGATAGGACACGTTGCTTAGTTGTAAATTGGACAAAAACATGACTTTCAGACTCTAATTTTCGAATAAGATTTAACACAGTAGCAATTCCTTCGCTTTCTTCAACTTTTAATGCTTTTACTGCATGCCTAGTTTCCTCTAAGCTTTCCCGTGCCAGTTTTTTAAGTTCAGAAACATCTAGTTCCGTTTTTTGCATAGATAATATTTCAATCTGCATTTGTAATGCTGTTAATTTATGACCTACAGAATCATGCATATCTCGGGCAATTCTCGTTCTTTCTTCAAGTCTAGCAGTTCGATCTGTTTCATAACTTGCTCTTTTTAGTTTTCTAAATTCCCCGAGAAGCTCTTCGTACATGTTTCGCTGTTCTTTTCTGTTATGAACCATGTTATTTAAAGAGAGCGCAATAAAATAAACTAAACTAAAGAACATAAGCCATTCGAGTTGAGCGTTATTACTGATCACGATAAAGAGAAATAAAATAAAATGAAAGGCTGTAAAAATTCGAAAATGAATTGTTTTTAATTGATAAATACTTTCTATATGAATGTATAACAATAGTAAAGCAGTATATAAATTTTCATCATTGCTATTTAAAATATAAGAAAAAAAAATAAGAAGAGATATGCCAATATATAAAAGAAGTGGTTTTTTAATAACGGCTAAAAAGAAATAACTCCCGATCGTTAACGCACAAATAAAGAGTATAGCAGGCAGTAAGGAGCGGCTGCCGCTTTCAATAATAAACCCAAACCAAAAGATAGAAAAGATAGAAATACGTAACAAAAACTCTTTCAACATATAAACCTACTTTCTATGCAAATTTTTATGATTTGGAATTAAGTAAAACTCAAGTGGATATCACTATCTGATTTTTTTTGAAAGGGACAGGATTTATAAAAAAGCCATAATGATTTTATCTTTAGAGGTGTAAGAATGTGCACGTGATTCTGTATATCCACCGAAAAAAATAATAAAGATGAATGTGAAAAAATTTACTTCTCCCAAAAAAAGAAAAGAGGAACGGACTGTTGCCCGCACAAATGTCTATCCGCTCCACTTTTACAATATATGCGCCTAAAGCCATGACCAATCTTATGAAAAATCATTGCTATAAGGTCTAAAATAAAGAACAAACTCCTCCTTATTTAAATAAATGAAGCATATCAAAAACACCAATCACATCTAAGAAAACAATAATGATTGCAATTGGGGCAATGTAACGAATGAGAAAAAACCAAATTGTAAATATTCGTTTTCCGTTATTCGTTCCAGTGCTTATTTCGTCAATTAACGTTTGTCTCGGTATTTTTAGAAATGCAAAAATAGAAATAGATAGAGCTCCGATAGGTAATAAAATGTTAGAAACTAAATAATCTGCTAAATCAAATATTGTTTTTCCGAATACCGTCACATCACTTAACAATCCAAATGAAAGAGTAGAAGGGATGCCAAGAAGAAAAATAAGGGAACCTGCTTGCCAAGTTTTTTTTTTTCGTTTTTCGGCTTCGTCTTTAACAAAAACTGCGACGATCATTTCTAGTATTGAAAAAGCAGATGTTAAAGTCGCAAATAAAAATAGCAATAAGAAAATAATTAAGAAAAATATTCCGAAAGGCATTTGGTCAAAGACCGCAGGAAGTACAACGAACAATAGACCAGGACCTTCCTCAGGCTCAACATTAAAAGAAAATACAGCTGGGAAAATTGCTAATCCTGCTAATAATGAAATTAATATATTCATTAATACAATCGTTAAAGAGGACTTCGGCAAGTTTTCGGTTTTTGATACATAGGAACTGTATGTAACCATAACGGAAACACCAACACTTAATGCAAAAAATGATTGACCTAAAGCATATAAAATTGTTTTTGAATTAAGTGCAAAAAAATCGGGATATAAAAAGAAGCGGAGTCCTTCACCCACGCCCTCGAGCGTCAATGAACGAATAATTAAAATAAAAAATGAGACAAATAAAGCGGGCATCATAATCCGGCTCGCTTGTTCAATCCCTTTTTGAACTCCTTTTGCCACAATGATGATTGTTATTAGCAGAAAAATAAGTTGTCCCGAAATTGCAATAAAAGGATTTGCGATGAGATCGTTAAATAATTGCCCATACTCATCAGCAGTATAATTATTTAATCCCCCAGTAAGAGACTTGATAAGGTATATTAAGATCCAGCCTCCGACTACACTGTAAAATGATAAGAGAATAAAGCTTGTGACCACTCCTAAGCGCCCGATTAAACTCCATTTCGTTCCCGGTGCAAACGTTGTATAAGCAGAAATGGCATTTTGTTGAGAGCCTCTGCCAATAATGAACTCCGCAAGCAATATAGGTAAGCCAACAAGCAGTGTAAAAAGTAAAAAAACGAAGAAAAACGCTCCGCCCCCAGCACTTCCAGCTACATAAGGAAATTTCCAAATAGCTCCTAGGCCAATTGCTGATCCAGCTGTTGCTAAAATAAATCCTAGTTTTGATGTCCATTGTTCTCTAGTTTGATTCATAAAGTTCCTCCATTAAATTTGCAAATAAAATCGAAAAGAATTTCTGAAATAATAAATTCCTTTCCTTATATATTAAATCGAAAACTTTTTTTATGTAAAGAAACGAAAGATTATTAAAATAAATTCTCTACAGTGATGTTAGAAATTGGGGATTAAGCGAAGTATTGTTTGATATTTTTGTAAAAACAAATAATAAAAAACAAATAAA from Bacillus aquiflavi includes the following:
- a CDS encoding ABC transporter permease, translated to MFAYFIGQGNEIKVSIPVYSNIENIETNSLWKQLKASDTFDFYLTSKKEVNKIVSEGKAEAGVELKQDSYRIIITSKTENVNLVRQYIETVYADVFRHDQIVKAVSSQANIEITKLKDTLAEVNETPIFSLNRANFRGDQTVVIDGKLQAIYGFSLFFVIYTIAYNVLHILLEKNEGVWDRMILSPVRKWEMYTSNLLYSFVVGYIQVVLIFLVFRFGAGVDFYGGFGKTLILLIPYVFSIVAMSILITSIVKNTQQFNAVIPLVSVSMAMIGGAYWPLEIVSSDVMLTLSKFVPITYGMEALKGATVYGYSLSELMYPMSILFLMGVVMIGIGINFMEKRRI
- a CDS encoding ABC transporter permease, which translates into the protein MMTQIVKKQWLLLFRNKQELIILLGMPLILISILGFSLGSFMNGETPDIKAKVALIEHGNEQKEIEQFINEIKNMNLPEKQKQAMIAGAKQIQPSHSLKNDVFGHKELKDHIELVIAKPSHFDKIKKDDHYDAVIEIPEKFTYNTLQTVFFNKKESRSTITLFRNEGNELASSIIEEILESFQNQFSTLTVLGAAGLLHEIHFSQEKTFEGTIESVTKREPINATVYYTIGMSVMFVLYIASSIGTYAFQEKQLHVFNRILLANISKWTYFSSIFISGMTLAFIQLMILYGVTALVYDVRWPNIPAFFTVCFMLSFAVGGMTVLLTSLTYNLNSELITNFFSSVIVTFFAFLGGSFFPSGELSNVIQFLGELTPNGAGMTAFLKLQQGYDLSDITGSLIFLTLFGLLMIVIAVISFPKRGETI
- a CDS encoding response regulator transcription factor — encoded protein: MLKVLLVEDQAIVREGIKMMLEQDDNIQVISEAENGQTAIEQMEKFIVDLVVMGIRMPVMNGIEATRKMKQRWPNVKILILTTFNDDEYALQALKEGASAFLLKSAEPQKLIQAVYSCMRGGIAIHEEVAAKVLPRLLKKETRLDVTVPLSPRELSVTKLVGEGKTNKEIAAELYLSIGTVKNNITHILHKLELRDRTQLAIYAVKHHLS
- a CDS encoding sodium-dependent transporter, with translation MNQTREQWTSKLGFILATAGSAIGLGAIWKFPYVAGSAGGGAFFFVFLLFTLLVGLPILLAEFIIGRGSQQNAISAYTTFAPGTKWSLIGRLGVVTSFILLSFYSVVGGWILIYLIKSLTGGLNNYTADEYGQLFNDLIANPFIAISGQLIFLLITIIIVAKGVQKGIEQASRIMMPALFVSFFILIIRSLTLEGVGEGLRFFLYPDFFALNSKTILYALGQSFFALSVGVSVMVTYSSYVSKTENLPKSSLTIVLMNILISLLAGLAIFPAVFSFNVEPEEGPGLLFVVLPAVFDQMPFGIFFLIIFLLLFLFATLTSAFSILEMIVAVFVKDEAEKRKKKTWQAGSLIFLLGIPSTLSFGLLSDVTVFGKTIFDLADYLVSNILLPIGALSISIFAFLKIPRQTLIDEISTGTNNGKRIFTIWFFLIRYIAPIAIIIVFLDVIGVFDMLHLFK
- a CDS encoding sensor histidine kinase is translated as MKEFLLRISIFSIFWFGFIIESGSRSLLPAILFICALTIGSYFFLAVIKKPLLLYIGISLLIFFSYILNSNDENLYTALLLLYIHIESIYQLKTIHFRIFTAFHFILFLFIVISNNAQLEWLMFFSLVYFIALSLNNMVHNRKEQRNMYEELLGEFRKLKRASYETDRTARLEERTRIARDMHDSVGHKLTALQMQIEILSMQKTELDVSELKKLARESLEETRHAVKALKVEESEGIATVLNLIRKLESESHVFVQFTTKQRVLSAKLSNKQSVALYRVIQEALTNAMRHAHSKEIHVILGRSATGDLTFKISNRIHQQKPLQLGFGLSSMKERINELGGTVSIYQTENEFIISGTLPLKEKDRSC
- a CDS encoding ABC transporter ATP-binding protein, translating into MLEVVELTKRFKQFHAVKGVNMFLEKGEIVGLLGPNGAGKSTTISMISSLVQPTTGDVRLNNKSIIKNPEQIRKVLGVVPQEIALYLDLTAQENLEFFGRIYRLSGAELKNKINEVLNQIGLTDRRKDLVKTFSGGMKRRLNIGVALLHDPELIIMDEPTVGIDPQSRNYILETVKQLNKDRDMTVLYTSHYMEEVEFLCDRIYIMDEGSIIASGTKDEIKNILSSENTILIKTERMNDKFISALKKEAVITRVTVQNEAITIIVPKEVNVFRTIIKHAEDTNTVLMSVDVKTPTLEDVFLHLTGRALRD